One genomic window of Streptomyces sp. NBC_01498 includes the following:
- a CDS encoding DUF3558 domain-containing protein yields MQRSAPRPSSSRTRTRLRMLACAAVPLMVVAAGCSSDSEGPTDADKPAPATSKAEAKVAPAKFATLPADLCKTVSAKTVADLVPATKDKSGSAGKSSDITTRGSCSWNGLDDNGVKGSQYRWLDVSFMRYDSDATLGSGQDRAAEYYKEVVATAQGTKGAKNVKSAPAAGVGSEATAITYGITMTDELFGNVTIAARSENVVITLTYNGAGYAGAKSPAAADLVADATKAAKEVVATLPSASKAAS; encoded by the coding sequence ATGCAGCGATCAGCCCCGCGACCCAGCAGCTCCCGCACCCGCACCCGCCTTCGCATGCTCGCGTGCGCGGCCGTCCCGCTGATGGTCGTCGCGGCGGGCTGCTCGTCCGACTCCGAGGGCCCCACGGACGCGGACAAGCCCGCGCCCGCGACGTCGAAGGCCGAGGCCAAGGTCGCCCCCGCGAAGTTCGCCACCCTGCCGGCGGACCTGTGCAAGACGGTCAGCGCGAAGACGGTCGCGGACCTGGTGCCCGCGACGAAGGACAAGTCGGGCTCGGCGGGCAAGTCCTCGGACATCACGACGCGCGGCAGCTGCTCGTGGAACGGCCTGGACGACAACGGCGTCAAGGGCTCGCAGTACCGGTGGCTGGACGTCTCCTTCATGCGGTACGACTCCGACGCGACCCTCGGCTCGGGCCAGGACCGCGCCGCGGAGTACTACAAGGAAGTGGTCGCCACCGCCCAGGGCACCAAGGGCGCGAAGAACGTGAAGTCGGCCCCGGCCGCCGGTGTCGGCTCGGAGGCGACGGCGATCACGTACGGCATAACGATGACGGACGAGCTGTTCGGCAACGTGACGATCGCGGCCCGCTCGGAGAACGTGGTGATCACGCTCACGTACAACGGCGCGGGCTACGCGGGCGCCAAGTCCCCGGCGGCGGCGGACCTGGTGGCGGACGCGACGAAGGCGGCCAAGGAAGTGGTGGCGACCCTGCCGTCGGCGAGCAAGGCAGCGAGCTGA